A DNA window from Methanooceanicella nereidis contains the following coding sequences:
- the dnaG gene encoding DNA primase DnaG — translation MEESDTTKYVIHAHINAEGVVERPDVVGAVFGQTEGLLGADLDLRELQKTGRIGRIEVNITSKYGKSSGNILIPSSLDKVETSILAAALETIDRVGPCISKITVTKIEDVRSSKRKQIIDRAKHILTDMFDNTVPESQEITDAVKQAVRVEEVTFIDNLPAGPNVIDSDAILVVEGRADVLNLLRYGIKNAIAVEGTNVPQLIAELSKKKTVTVFTDGDRGGELILKELLQVADVDYVARAPDGKGVEELTQKEIIKSLRSKVPVEQVVEVPRRRRGAAQQQAEAKGEAAAATNAKAEAAPQQQQAQPQREYQQREYQQREYPQREYQQRDSRERQERGETPRRKSLRRSDERPERPERREQREPRQEQQQAPVKKAEPKEVGEFSEIMNELTGTLSAKLLDANKNVVSKVAVRDLANTLKETTAEVKSVVFDGVITQRMLDIAAEKNLDYVVGVKMGSIVKQPANVKVITTE, via the coding sequence ATGGAAGAATCTGACACAACAAAATATGTCATTCATGCTCACATCAACGCCGAAGGCGTCGTGGAACGCCCGGACGTTGTCGGAGCAGTATTTGGCCAGACAGAAGGCCTGCTTGGCGCAGACCTGGATCTGCGTGAGCTTCAGAAGACCGGAAGGATCGGGAGGATCGAGGTCAATATAACTTCAAAATATGGAAAGTCCAGCGGTAACATACTTATACCGTCAAGCCTGGACAAGGTCGAGACGTCCATCCTGGCAGCCGCCCTTGAGACCATCGACAGGGTAGGCCCGTGTATCTCGAAGATCACCGTCACGAAGATCGAGGATGTGCGTTCCTCGAAAAGGAAGCAGATCATCGACCGTGCAAAGCACATACTGACGGACATGTTCGACAACACCGTACCGGAGAGCCAGGAGATCACCGACGCCGTGAAACAGGCAGTCCGCGTAGAAGAGGTAACGTTCATAGACAACCTCCCCGCAGGCCCGAACGTGATAGACTCCGACGCAATACTCGTCGTGGAAGGACGGGCAGACGTGCTTAACCTGCTAAGGTACGGCATAAAGAACGCAATAGCGGTAGAGGGTACCAACGTCCCGCAGCTTATTGCCGAGCTGAGCAAGAAGAAGACCGTCACTGTATTTACGGATGGCGACAGGGGAGGAGAGCTCATTCTCAAGGAATTGCTCCAGGTCGCTGATGTGGACTATGTCGCAAGGGCTCCGGACGGCAAGGGCGTAGAGGAACTGACGCAGAAGGAGATCATCAAGTCACTCCGCAGCAAGGTGCCTGTCGAGCAGGTAGTCGAAGTCCCGCGCAGGCGCAGGGGCGCAGCACAACAGCAGGCCGAGGCCAAAGGCGAAGCAGCAGCCGCAACCAATGCAAAGGCGGAAGCAGCTCCGCAGCAGCAACAGGCCCAGCCACAGCGTGAGTACCAGCAGCGCGAGTACCAGCAGAGAGAGTACCCGCAGCGCGAGTACCAGCAGAGAGACTCGCGCGAGAGGCAGGAACGCGGAGAGACCCCGAGGAGAAAGAGCCTGAGAAGGTCCGATGAGAGGCCTGAGCGCCCTGAGAGGCGCGAGCAGAGGGAACCGCGCCAGGAACAGCAGCAGGCCCCGGTTAAAAAGGCGGAGCCGAAAGAAGTAGGCGAGTTCTCGGAGATCATGAACGAGCTCACCGGCACGCTCAGCGCAAAGCTCCTGGACGCTAACAAGAACGTCGTCTCGAAGGTTGCTGTCCGCGATCTCGCGAACACGCTCAAGGAGACCACTGCAGAAGTCAAGAGCGTAGTCTTTGACGGTGTCATAACCCAGAGGATGCTTGACATCGCCGCAGAGAAGAACCTTGATTACGTCGTGGGCGTCAAGATGGGCAGCATAGTAAAGCAGCCCGCAAATGTTAAAGTAATAACCACCGAGTAA
- a CDS encoding dihydroorotase, with protein MYGLVVENAKVCFDDNIVTCSIGIDGGKIRKIAKIIKGEETYDARGLLALPGAIDTHVHFRDMEQEEKETWVTGSRSALYGGVTTVIDMPNTSPPTFDRDSFDMKLAIAKNSSMIDFGINAGVSTDLDELPRLWKKGAMAFGEIFMAKSTGGFNVDEDTLRDALRMISKMGATASIHAEDEALHEELKKALKNDTSPSVHSQMRPVESEINAVMGAIRLVKETRVAMHLTHISTAKTIELIKGEGITCDVTPHHLLLHMKHWDKLGARAKMNPPIRHDREINALWEGVNDGSIDVLASDHAPHTKEEKDTDVRSAPSGVPGVETMMPLMLKAVYDRKLSLKRLIDMASENPARIFGIEGKGRIQEGYDADIMFVDMSAVKMITAADLHSKAGWTPFEGFEGIFPVAVMQRGNILLDGKEFYAKRGDGNFLRGKGYRPHSIKGMKKMLAGRSGK; from the coding sequence ATGTACGGGCTGGTAGTAGAGAACGCAAAGGTCTGTTTTGACGATAATATCGTGACCTGCTCCATAGGCATTGATGGCGGCAAGATCAGGAAGATAGCCAAGATAATCAAGGGCGAAGAGACTTACGATGCCCGGGGGCTACTCGCTCTGCCCGGCGCCATAGACACACATGTGCACTTCCGGGACATGGAGCAGGAGGAAAAGGAGACCTGGGTCACAGGCTCACGGTCCGCGCTCTACGGGGGAGTAACCACTGTTATAGATATGCCGAACACGAGCCCGCCCACTTTTGACAGAGATTCTTTTGATATGAAGCTGGCTATCGCTAAGAACAGCTCGATGATCGATTTCGGGATAAATGCCGGAGTATCCACAGACCTGGACGAACTGCCCAGGCTATGGAAAAAGGGCGCGATGGCATTCGGCGAGATATTCATGGCGAAAAGCACCGGAGGGTTTAACGTCGATGAGGATACGCTGCGCGATGCGCTGAGGATGATCTCAAAGATGGGCGCGACGGCCAGCATCCACGCGGAAGATGAAGCCCTGCATGAGGAATTGAAGAAAGCCCTAAAAAATGATACAAGCCCGTCGGTCCACTCACAGATGAGGCCGGTGGAATCCGAGATCAACGCCGTCATGGGGGCAATCAGACTGGTAAAAGAGACCAGGGTGGCCATGCATCTCACCCATATAAGCACGGCTAAGACCATAGAGTTGATAAAAGGGGAAGGCATAACCTGCGATGTCACGCCGCATCATCTGCTTTTACACATGAAGCACTGGGATAAGCTCGGCGCCAGGGCCAAGATGAACCCTCCCATAAGGCACGACAGGGAGATCAACGCACTCTGGGAAGGCGTGAATGACGGCTCTATCGACGTTCTTGCTTCAGACCACGCTCCTCATACGAAAGAGGAAAAGGATACGGATGTTAGGTCTGCCCCGTCCGGGGTGCCGGGCGTGGAGACCATGATGCCGCTGATGCTCAAAGCGGTGTACGACAGAAAGCTGTCCCTGAAGAGGCTCATCGATATGGCCTCGGAGAACCCCGCTCGCATTTTTGGCATAGAAGGAAAAGGCAGGATACAGGAAGGGTATGATGCGGACATAATGTTCGTGGATATGAGCGCGGTGAAAATGATCACTGCCGCTGACCTGCACAGCAAAGCCGGATGGACGCCTTTCGAGGGCTTCGAAGGTATATTCCCTGTCGCAGTGATGCAGCGCGGCAATATACTGCTCGACGGAAAGGAGTTTTATGCAAAGCGCGGGGACGGGAATTTCCTGAGGGGAAAAGGCTATAGGCCTCACAGCATCAAGGGCATGAAGAAAATGCTCGCCGGGAGATCCGGAAAATAG
- a CDS encoding toprim domain-containing protein, which yields MDDRERLEEIQALIDEIADRAMHGATILVEGKRDRDSLISLGVHGDIVMTSQKQLFNLAEELAREKKDIVVLTDWDERGDEVALQMETYLKADGARPDCDLRSSLKDLVKKEIKDIESLYKYVQRLKEVCSSKPQHY from the coding sequence ATGGACGATCGTGAGCGCCTCGAGGAGATACAGGCACTTATCGACGAGATAGCCGATCGTGCAATGCACGGGGCGACGATACTTGTTGAAGGTAAGCGAGACAGAGATTCGCTTATCTCGCTGGGAGTCCATGGGGACATAGTGATGACGTCCCAAAAGCAGCTATTTAACCTCGCGGAGGAACTGGCCAGGGAGAAGAAGGACATAGTTGTCCTCACTGACTGGGATGAGCGAGGCGATGAAGTAGCGCTTCAGATGGAGACATACCTGAAGGCAGACGGCGCGCGTCCGGACTGTGATCTGAGGTCGTCTCTAAAAGACCTTGTTAAAAAAGAGATAAAGGACATAGAAAGTTTATACAAATATGTTCAAAGGCTTAAGGAAGTTTGTTCCAGTAAACCACAACATTATTAA
- a CDS encoding UPF0058 family protein encodes MQKEELIYLHTTLVQVKRFLESEGVEADFSRYESLHISPVHVHRSKTDHMNAIFVLSDEIGRAINPGRDNTTIIGKKDRKLNLLGVKEKGLADLRA; translated from the coding sequence ATGCAAAAAGAAGAATTGATATACTTACATACCACTCTTGTGCAGGTAAAAAGATTTTTAGAATCAGAGGGCGTTGAGGCGGACTTTAGCCGATATGAAAGCTTACATATTAGCCCGGTACATGTGCACAGGAGCAAGACCGACCATATGAACGCGATCTTTGTGCTCAGCGATGAAATCGGGCGTGCGATAAACCCCGGAAGAGACAACACGACCATAATCGGAAAGAAAGATAGAAAGCTAAACCTGCTCGGGGTCAAAGAAAAAGGGTTAGCTGATCTAAGGGCTTGA
- a CDS encoding UPF0146 family protein codes for MDITGYQDIADFIRSNYPSGSRIVEVGVGRHPEVALLLKNDFDVICTDIHEEGPHGLNYVRDDIFNPDMGIYEGASLVYSIRPPVDMQDSIAAIARKCGADLIIRPFSTEKTDLRKYFRNFRCVNYKSAVFFYYKKD; via the coding sequence ATGGATATAACAGGTTATCAGGACATCGCCGATTTTATAAGATCGAACTATCCTTCCGGGTCGCGTATCGTCGAGGTCGGCGTCGGCAGACACCCTGAGGTAGCGCTGCTGCTGAAAAATGACTTTGATGTCATCTGCACAGACATACACGAGGAAGGCCCGCACGGGTTAAATTATGTGCGGGATGACATATTCAACCCTGACATGGGGATATACGAAGGCGCATCGCTGGTGTACTCTATCAGGCCTCCGGTGGACATGCAGGACTCCATCGCCGCAATAGCAAGGAAATGCGGGGCCGACCTCATCATAAGGCCGTTCTCCACAGAAAAGACGGACCTAAGAAAATATTTCCGGAACTTTAGATGTGTGAACTACAAAAGCGCCGTATTCTTCTATTATAAAAAAGATTAG
- the rimI gene encoding ribosomal protein S18-alanine N-acetyltransferase, translated as MIWLIDIRPFEPEDTRAVIELEEEIFHEPSPILYSMIERYPIDGFYVAECDGVVCGYLIGVVLMDEARILLLGVKQEYRRKTIGSMLANYFIESVRRITNMVRLEVRSSNLAAQTFYFKMGFRFVGIINGYYKNGESAYVMIKPLDQLTLFL; from the coding sequence GTGATATGGCTGATAGACATAAGGCCGTTCGAACCCGAGGATACCCGTGCAGTGATAGAGCTTGAAGAGGAGATCTTTCATGAGCCCAGCCCAATACTATATTCCATGATAGAAAGATACCCGATCGATGGGTTCTATGTCGCGGAATGCGATGGCGTCGTCTGCGGTTACCTGATAGGGGTCGTGCTCATGGATGAAGCGAGGATATTACTTCTGGGGGTCAAGCAAGAGTATAGAAGGAAGACCATCGGGAGCATGCTGGCGAACTATTTTATCGAGTCGGTAAGAAGGATCACGAATATGGTAAGGCTTGAGGTGCGCAGCAGTAATTTGGCTGCACAGACCTTTTATTTCAAGATGGGGTTCCGGTTCGTCGGGATCATAAATGGATATTATAAGAACGGCGAAAGCGCATACGTAATGATCAAGCCCTTAGATCAGCTAACCCTTTTTCTTTGA
- a CDS encoding DUF167 domain-containing protein yields MSFEDAIKPVKDGVVIDFEVTPGAKNPAMPSGYNVWRKRIEVKLRSPPEKGKANEELISALSGLLNVKAAYIEIMSGSTNQWKSIKVTGVNADDVAKCFRGKL; encoded by the coding sequence ATGTCATTCGAAGATGCCATTAAGCCTGTCAAGGACGGCGTCGTTATCGACTTCGAAGTGACACCGGGCGCAAAGAATCCTGCGATGCCCAGCGGTTATAACGTCTGGCGTAAAAGGATCGAGGTAAAGCTTCGCTCCCCTCCCGAAAAAGGGAAGGCTAACGAGGAACTAATAAGCGCGCTATCCGGATTGCTGAACGTCAAAGCGGCCTACATAGAGATAATGTCAGGAAGCACGAACCAGTGGAAGTCGATAAAAGTAACAGGCGTCAATGCCGATGACGTCGCAAAATGCTTTAGAGGAAAACTGTAA
- a CDS encoding inorganic phosphate transporter — protein MDPFILMVIAILVALAFDMMNGFHDTANSVATVIYTKALPPQVAISIAALMNMIGPFLLGTAVAKVIATSIIPSEFLTIEMVMAGLMGAILWDLLTWWYGLPVSSSHALIGGLVGSGLAAIGFAGVKWSGLTKVILALLVSPVVGVVLGLVFMLIIGRYVISRMDKQKSNSIFKKIQILSSAAVSLSHGSNDAQKTMGIIAMFVAVTYGHSEPIIETWMIIACALAIGLGTAMGGWRIIRTLGERIGKEELSPSQGFAAETATALTIAVGSHIGAPISTTHVLSSSVVGTVMSGGTGVLNKKVVLNILMAWVLTIPVAAIAAALSYYVLMLVGI, from the coding sequence ATGGACCCATTTATATTAATGGTCATCGCAATATTGGTGGCCCTCGCATTTGACATGATGAACGGTTTTCATGACACGGCCAATTCGGTGGCCACAGTCATCTATACTAAAGCCCTTCCCCCCCAGGTCGCTATCAGCATTGCAGCGTTAATGAACATGATAGGCCCGTTCTTACTGGGCACTGCAGTTGCAAAAGTTATCGCTACAAGTATCATACCCTCGGAATTCCTGACTATAGAGATGGTCATGGCTGGCCTGATGGGTGCGATATTATGGGATCTTTTAACATGGTGGTATGGACTCCCTGTAAGCTCATCGCATGCTTTGATAGGGGGCCTCGTTGGCAGCGGACTGGCTGCCATCGGTTTTGCAGGGGTAAAGTGGAGCGGATTAACTAAAGTGATACTCGCACTCCTTGTATCACCGGTGGTCGGCGTTGTTCTGGGCCTGGTGTTCATGCTGATCATCGGGCGTTATGTCATATCCAGGATGGATAAGCAAAAAAGCAATTCGATATTTAAGAAAATACAGATCCTGTCCTCAGCGGCAGTAAGCCTGAGCCATGGTTCTAACGATGCTCAAAAGACCATGGGCATAATAGCCATGTTCGTCGCCGTCACATATGGGCACAGCGAGCCGATCATTGAGACCTGGATGATAATAGCCTGTGCACTGGCCATAGGCCTGGGGACTGCCATGGGCGGATGGAGAATAATCAGGACGCTCGGCGAGCGTATCGGAAAGGAAGAGCTGTCGCCCTCACAGGGATTTGCGGCGGAAACGGCCACTGCCCTGACCATCGCAGTAGGTTCTCACATAGGGGCACCTATAAGTACGACACACGTACTATCTTCTAGCGTCGTCGGTACCGTCATGAGTGGAGGTACCGGAGTATTAAATAAGAAGGTGGTCTTAAATATATTAATGGCATGGGTGCTCACCATACCCGTCGCGGCAATCGCTGCAGCCTTATCATACTACGTATTAATGCTGGTGGGAATATGA